A genomic window from Cupriavidus basilensis includes:
- a CDS encoding DNA-binding response regulator, whose amino-acid sequence MDMALTSRAGVDSITSRGVAPGVSSAMSARQIARLPLASHGAAPLRAVVIDECALLRLGLARMLESMPGVEQVDGVDPDDLSMHGTTIREAGLLVFGMPQDVTSGWRLLRKLRSMLPAQRVLLLSDNMWLHMPPPEMGYGICCCLPKTAALVTLEAAISSMLEAEVLAA is encoded by the coding sequence ATGGACATGGCACTCACCAGCCGGGCAGGCGTAGACAGCATCACCTCGCGAGGCGTCGCGCCGGGCGTGTCATCGGCCATGTCGGCGCGGCAGATTGCCAGGCTGCCGCTGGCGTCGCATGGCGCGGCGCCGCTCAGGGCTGTGGTGATCGACGAATGCGCGCTGCTGCGCCTCGGCCTGGCCCGCATGCTGGAGAGCATGCCCGGCGTGGAGCAGGTGGATGGCGTGGATCCCGATGATCTCTCGATGCACGGGACGACGATTCGCGAGGCCGGCTTGCTGGTGTTTGGCATGCCGCAGGACGTGACCAGCGGCTGGCGCCTGCTGCGCAAGCTGCGGAGCATGCTGCCCGCCCAGCGGGTGCTGCTGCTGTCGGACAATATGTGGCTGCACATGCCGCCGCCGGAGATGGGCTACGGCATCTGCTGTTGCCTGCCCAAGACAGCAGCCCTTGTTACCCTGGAAGCCGCCATCAGCAGCATGCTTGAGGCCGAAGTGCTGGCCGCCTGA
- a CDS encoding gamma-glutamyltransferase family protein, whose translation MDPAGTRFTPTRLSAIALASLALTLGACGGDDPVATTPASTTPTVVAGCELNGTTGGEAVVLPGDPNAPEIATGYAPKSTVYAKTYMAVTNNPVSTKAACDVLKNGGTAVDAAVAAQMVLNLVEPQSSGIGGGSFIMYYDAATRQVTAYDGREMAPAAADGNYIQWKSAADQTTPAPNATHSGRSIGTPGTLRVLELAHGEHGKLAWKDLFSPAIKLATDGFAIPPRMAAAIASALSNPVTAPSIKRDAEMAGYFLNADGTPRAVNTIIKNPALANVFTSVASGGADAFYKNGPIARAIVAKIQNTYGGTATPGLTTLADLESYVAKKRTAVCTTYREYEICGMPPPSSGGIAVAQIMGIVENYEMSRYAPSNMDKNGGRPNVLGVHLMAEAGNLAYADRNKYVADTDFIGLPGGSWESMLNKPYLRKRADLISTVGSMTLPVAAGDLGAVPLAPSVINEHGTTHLSLTDKYGNVVSMTTTIEAGLGSYHFTNGFLLNNQLTDFNAAPADAGGVPIANRVQPGKRPRSSMAPTLVFKRNADGSRGDFYMTTGSPGGASIIQYVAKTLVGVLDWKMDAQQAVSMIDFGGSNSATSGMMVGGEHPNVDATKPAGGLAGDNDPLVKGLRGLGHVVNVTAQSSGLSAIIRTTVGGSTALVGGADPRREGVVLGDTFKP comes from the coding sequence ATGGATCCGGCCGGCACCCGCTTCACGCCGACCCGGCTCAGCGCCATCGCGCTCGCCTCCCTGGCGCTGACCCTGGGTGCCTGCGGCGGCGACGATCCCGTTGCCACCACCCCGGCTTCGACTACCCCGACGGTGGTTGCGGGCTGCGAACTGAACGGCACCACCGGTGGCGAAGCCGTGGTGCTGCCGGGCGACCCTAATGCGCCGGAGATCGCCACCGGCTATGCGCCCAAGAGTACGGTCTACGCCAAGACCTATATGGCGGTGACCAACAACCCGGTCTCGACCAAGGCCGCCTGCGACGTGCTGAAGAACGGCGGCACGGCGGTGGACGCCGCGGTAGCGGCGCAGATGGTGCTGAACCTGGTCGAGCCACAATCCTCCGGCATCGGCGGCGGCTCCTTCATCATGTACTACGACGCGGCCACCAGGCAGGTCACCGCCTACGACGGGCGCGAGATGGCGCCGGCCGCCGCCGACGGCAACTATATCCAATGGAAGTCCGCCGCCGACCAGACTACGCCGGCACCTAACGCGACGCACAGCGGGCGCTCCATCGGCACGCCCGGCACGTTGCGCGTGCTGGAGCTGGCGCACGGCGAGCACGGCAAGCTGGCCTGGAAGGACTTGTTCTCTCCCGCCATCAAGCTGGCGACCGATGGTTTCGCGATTCCGCCCCGCATGGCTGCCGCGATCGCCTCGGCGCTCAGCAATCCGGTGACGGCCCCCAGCATCAAGCGCGACGCCGAGATGGCCGGATATTTCCTCAATGCCGACGGCACCCCGCGCGCGGTCAACACCATCATCAAGAACCCGGCGCTGGCCAATGTGTTCACCTCGGTCGCCAGCGGCGGCGCGGATGCGTTCTACAAGAACGGCCCGATTGCCCGGGCTATCGTCGCCAAGATCCAGAATACTTATGGCGGCACCGCCACGCCGGGACTGACCACGCTGGCCGACCTGGAGAGCTACGTCGCCAAGAAGCGCACGGCGGTTTGCACGACTTATCGCGAGTACGAGATCTGCGGCATGCCGCCGCCGTCCTCAGGCGGCATCGCGGTGGCGCAGATCATGGGTATCGTCGAGAACTACGAGATGTCGCGCTATGCGCCGTCGAACATGGACAAGAACGGCGGCCGCCCGAACGTGCTCGGCGTCCACCTGATGGCCGAGGCAGGCAACCTGGCGTATGCCGATCGCAACAAGTATGTGGCGGATACCGACTTCATCGGCCTGCCGGGCGGCAGCTGGGAAAGCATGCTGAACAAGCCTTACCTGCGCAAGCGGGCGGACCTGATCAGCACGGTGGGCTCCATGACGCTGCCGGTCGCCGCGGGCGACCTCGGCGCCGTGCCGCTGGCCCCGTCGGTCATCAACGAGCACGGCACCACGCACCTGTCGCTGACCGACAAGTATGGCAACGTCGTCTCGATGACCACCACCATCGAGGCGGGCCTCGGCTCGTATCACTTCACCAACGGCTTCCTGCTCAACAACCAGCTGACCGACTTCAATGCGGCACCCGCCGATGCCGGTGGCGTGCCGATCGCCAACCGCGTGCAGCCGGGCAAGCGCCCGCGCAGCTCGATGGCGCCCACGCTGGTGTTCAAGCGCAATGCCGACGGCTCGCGCGGCGACTTCTACATGACCACCGGTTCGCCGGGCGGCGCCAGCATCATCCAGTACGTAGCCAAGACCCTGGTGGGCGTGCTGGACTGGAAGATGGACGCGCAGCAGGCCGTGTCGATGATCGACTTCGGTGGCTCAAACAGCGCCACCAGCGGCATGATGGTCGGCGGCGAGCATCCCAACGTGGATGCCACCAAGCCGGCCGGCGGCCTGGCCGGCGACAACGATCCCCTGGTCAAGGGCCTGCGCGGGCTCGGTCACGTGGTCAACGTGACGGCCCAGTCGAGCGGCTTGAGCGCCATCATCCGTACCACTGTGGGCGGGTCGACGGCGCTGGTCGGCGGGGCCGATCCGCGTCGTGAAGGCGTGGTGCTGGGCGATACGTTCAAGCCATAA